One Sporomusaceae bacterium ACPt DNA window includes the following coding sequences:
- the acr3_2 gene encoding Arsenical-resistance protein Acr3 codes for MAEEKRLDFFERYLSLWVAACIVIGIILGKLFPGAVAALSQMEVSHVNLPIAVLIWLMIYPMMLKIDFSAILKVGDKPRGLLITLFVNWVVKPFSMAFLGWLFFKHVFIGLIGDQLANEYIAGTIILAAAPCTAMVFVWSYLTDGDPAYTLVQVAINDLVMLFLFAPIVMFLLGVSNIVVPKDVLFMSVVLYIVIPLVAGYLTRRVLLKVQGEDWFNTKFLAPLKPVTIIALLVTLVIIFAFQGETITSNWFNIVLVAIPITIQVYFNSSLAYGLANLFNVPHSIAAPGALIGASNFFELAVAVTISLFGLKSGATLATVVGVLVEVPVMLSVCNFCNRTRHWFPLNVKELGK; via the coding sequence ATGGCAGAGGAAAAAAGACTGGATTTTTTCGAACGGTATTTAAGTTTATGGGTTGCGGCGTGTATCGTTATTGGTATTATTTTGGGTAAATTGTTTCCGGGAGCAGTAGCCGCATTAAGTCAAATGGAGGTCAGTCACGTCAACCTGCCTATTGCGGTGCTCATTTGGCTGATGATTTACCCCATGATGCTTAAAATTGACTTTTCGGCTATTTTGAAAGTCGGCGATAAACCCAGAGGGCTGCTCATTACGTTGTTTGTTAACTGGGTGGTAAAGCCCTTCAGCATGGCTTTTCTCGGTTGGCTGTTCTTTAAGCACGTTTTTATTGGTTTGATTGGCGACCAGTTGGCCAATGAATACATTGCCGGCACGATTATCCTGGCGGCCGCGCCTTGCACGGCCATGGTGTTTGTCTGGAGCTATCTAACCGACGGCGACCCGGCTTATACTTTGGTCCAAGTGGCGATTAACGATCTGGTCATGCTGTTTTTATTTGCGCCGATTGTCATGTTCTTGCTGGGAGTATCTAATATCGTTGTGCCTAAAGATGTACTGTTTATGTCGGTTGTGCTGTATATCGTCATCCCGCTTGTCGCAGGGTACTTAACGCGCCGAGTGTTGCTTAAGGTTCAGGGGGAGGACTGGTTTAACACCAAATTTTTAGCCCCGCTGAAACCGGTGACCATTATTGCCCTGCTCGTGACGTTGGTTATCATCTTTGCCTTCCAGGGCGAAACCATCACAAGCAACTGGTTTAATATCGTGCTGGTTGCTATTCCGATTACCATACAAGTATATTTTAATTCTTCATTGGCCTATGGCTTGGCTAATTTATTTAATGTACCGCACTCGATCGCCGCGCCAGGAGCCTTAATTGGGGCCAGCAACTTCTTTGAACTGGCGGTGGCTGTTACCATATCCCTCTTTGGTCTTAAGTCCGGGGCGACGCTGGCAACGGTTGTGGGTGTGCTGGTAGAAGTTCCGGTGATGCTGTCGGTGTGCAATTTCTGCAACCGCACGCGCCACTGGTTCCCGCTGAATGTTAAAGAACTCGGTAAATAA
- the arsC_2 gene encoding Arsenate reductase — MQMKKKVLFLCTHNSARSQMAEGLLRAMYGDRYESFSAGTEPGKLNPYVVRAMAEIGIDISGHWSKSLNEFLRDEFDYVVTVCDSAKEGCPYFPGGKKLLHESFPDPSGFTGTDEEIMAGVRTVRGQIQRWIAETFGAGNQ, encoded by the coding sequence ATGCAAATGAAAAAGAAAGTGTTATTTCTCTGCACGCACAATTCTGCCCGGTCCCAGATGGCGGAGGGACTGCTTCGGGCCATGTACGGCGACCGGTATGAGTCGTTCAGCGCCGGCACTGAGCCGGGCAAGTTGAACCCATATGTGGTGAGGGCGATGGCGGAAATCGGTATTGATATTTCCGGCCACTGGTCCAAAAGCCTAAATGAGTTTTTGCGAGACGAGTTTGATTATGTGGTTACCGTCTGCGACAGCGCCAAGGAAGGGTGTCCCTATTTCCCGGGCGGGAAAAAGCTGCTGCATGAGAGTTTTCCCGACCCGTCGGGTTTTACCGGCACTGATGAAGAGATCATGGCCGGTGTCCGGACAGTCAGAGGCCAAATTCAGCGGTGGATTGCCGAAACGTTCGGTGCTGGTAACCAATGA
- the walR_2 gene encoding Transcriptional regulatory protein WalR, with protein MSAPTILIVDDEEKIREILRLYFIKEGFTVVEAGNGIEAIREVEQLKPDVIILDIMMPV; from the coding sequence ATGAGTGCACCGACCATTTTAATCGTGGATGATGAAGAGAAAATCCGCGAAATTTTGCGTCTTTACTTCATTAAGGAAGGTTTTACGGTCGTCGAAGCCGGAAACGGCATCGAAGCCATTCGTGAAGTAGAACAGCTTAAACCGGATGTAATAATTTTGGACATTATGATGCCGGTATAG
- the betI_3 gene encoding HTH-type transcriptional regulator BetI, which translates to MARTPQDPQIRIDEILDAAEPLFSANGYRKTTISDIAKKMGVAQGMLYYYFKSKEEILEALINRQLSFLLADVKNMACSDTIAPPRKIELMVYAMFRTAQYKDGLLLDFLHDEKHLHIKNKIFRQGTLLLKPWLRKIIEEGARKQCFHVSHPQTAMNFIMSILQCLGDALCEKIPDELMACHLQMAEALIEKALEMPARTLHLSL; encoded by the coding sequence TTGGCCAGAACGCCGCAAGACCCCCAAATCAGAATCGATGAAATATTAGATGCTGCCGAGCCTTTGTTTTCCGCCAACGGCTATCGTAAAACAACCATCAGTGACATCGCTAAAAAAATGGGCGTCGCGCAAGGAATGTTGTACTATTACTTTAAATCCAAAGAGGAAATACTGGAAGCGCTGATTAATCGTCAACTCTCCTTCCTTTTGGCTGATGTCAAAAATATGGCTTGTTCCGACACCATTGCCCCGCCCCGTAAAATTGAACTAATGGTATATGCCATGTTTCGTACTGCTCAATACAAAGATGGCTTACTCCTTGATTTTTTACATGATGAGAAACATTTACATATCAAAAATAAAATATTCCGCCAAGGCACGCTCTTGCTTAAACCATGGCTGCGAAAAATCATTGAAGAAGGAGCCCGCAAACAATGCTTTCATGTCTCTCACCCCCAAACCGCTATGAATTTTATCATGTCCATCCTGCAATGTCTAGGCGATGCACTCTGTGAGAAAATTCCGGACGAACTGATGGCCTGCCACTTACAAATGGCTGAGGCTCTCATCGAAAAAGCATTGGAAATGCCGGCAAGGACCCTGCATCTATCGCTATAA
- the mdtA_1 gene encoding Multidrug resistance protein MdtA: MQQLNWLANVSKKKLYYGITAAIVMIGIIGGVLWKENNQAKPVAEDIPLVRVATVKPSSAAQSYAYSGEVRGRYESQLAFQVGGKIIKRYVELGSTVKAGDVLMQIDPRDVQQTVNSALAQVYAAESQLKLAESNLNRYRQLYAQNAISRAQLDQYQNAYDVAAAAVRQASAQYAQGANQLDYSLLYADKPGVIASISAEAGQVVSAGQTVLTIVQDGEREVEISVPENRLEELRKATQFTISFWALPHVKIDGKIREIAPMADQTTRTYKVRISLVNPPPEIKLGMTAAVTVANFNNQTTAAAIPLSSIYQTNDSPCVWVVTNNIVNLRPIQVGTFGDGQIQVLAGLNPGETIVTAGVHKLREGQKVRVAGGDSQ, translated from the coding sequence ATGCAACAATTGAACTGGTTAGCGAATGTATCGAAAAAGAAATTGTATTACGGAATAACTGCGGCAATAGTCATGATTGGCATCATCGGCGGTGTTCTCTGGAAAGAAAATAATCAAGCCAAACCAGTGGCCGAAGATATTCCCCTAGTGCGCGTCGCTACGGTAAAACCGTCCAGCGCTGCACAAAGCTACGCCTACTCCGGTGAAGTGCGGGGCCGCTACGAAAGTCAGCTAGCCTTTCAGGTCGGCGGCAAAATTATCAAGCGCTATGTAGAATTAGGCAGCACTGTCAAGGCAGGCGATGTGCTCATGCAGATAGACCCCAGAGATGTGCAGCAAACGGTAAACAGCGCCTTGGCCCAGGTATACGCCGCCGAATCGCAGCTTAAGCTGGCGGAAAGCAATTTGAACCGCTACCGGCAATTGTATGCCCAAAACGCTATCAGCCGCGCTCAGCTGGACCAGTACCAAAATGCCTATGACGTTGCCGCAGCGGCTGTTCGTCAGGCATCGGCTCAATACGCGCAAGGAGCCAATCAATTAGACTATAGTCTGTTGTATGCTGATAAGCCGGGCGTCATTGCCAGCATCAGCGCCGAAGCCGGGCAAGTGGTCAGCGCCGGACAAACAGTGCTGACCATCGTACAGGACGGAGAACGGGAAGTGGAAATCAGCGTACCGGAAAACCGGTTGGAAGAACTGCGTAAGGCAACACAATTCACCATATCCTTTTGGGCTCTTCCCCATGTAAAAATCGACGGCAAGATAAGGGAAATTGCGCCTATGGCTGATCAAACAACCCGTACATACAAAGTGCGCATCAGTTTAGTAAACCCGCCGCCGGAAATCAAACTGGGCATGACGGCAGCAGTAACTGTTGCTAATTTTAATAATCAGACGACTGCCGCCGCCATTCCCTTATCTTCTATTTACCAGACAAACGATTCTCCTTGTGTCTGGGTTGTAACGAACAATATTGTCAATTTACGCCCAATTCAAGTCGGCACATTCGGCGACGGTCAAATCCAGGTGCTGGCCGGACTGAATCCCGGTGAAACCATCGTCACCGCCGGAGTCCACAAATTGCGGGAAGGACAAAAAGTGCGGGTAGCCGGCGGTGATAGCCAATGA
- the mdtC_2 gene encoding Multidrug resistance protein MdtC, with product MKHFNLTEWALTHKQLVYYFIAVIFIGGIFSYQNLGRMEDPDFTIRQMIVTVNWPGATARQVEEQVTDKIEKKLQDTPGLDYLKSYSTPGQSIIYVSLKEDAVTENQIRPTWLEVRNMVNDIKPTLPQGVQGPFFNDRFDDVFGCIYALTGDGYSYENLREQAEKIRRILVGVPSVKKVELVGVQPEKIYIEMETAKLAQLGLAPSDITNAVQAQNAMSPSGMLETSSDNVYLRVTGMFENLDDLKSLPIRASGRTFRLGDIARITRSYVDPPDPKMYYNGQPAIGLALSMEKGGNILTLGENLDKTVAQIKKELPLGLELNTVANQPKVVKESINEFVKSLAEAVAIVLIVSFISLGVRSGIVVAFCIPLVITGVFISMKILGIDLHKISLGALIIALGLLVDDAIIAIEMMIVKLEQGWNRFDAACYAYTATAYPRLTGALVTCAGFIPVGFSKGSASEFVGSIFSVVTLALLISWVVAGMVTPLLGYNLVRISPASSRQDHDIYDTKFYRLFKQILTWCLRHRKKVLSITLGCFVGSLFLLGLVKQEFFPESTRPELVVEMRLPQGASMQATEQEAARFAQRFAEDDANIVNYTYYVGQGAPRFVLTADPTLPDTNFAQFIIVAKDTKARNELAKKARELLAAEFPGVRGNVKFIKTGPSDPYPVMLRVSGYDHDKVRAIAGQVRDRMAADPNLIDVNLDWNEKNKVMHLTIDQDKARMVGIDSQILAANLQALLSGTAVAEFREKDKTVSIVFRVDQDSRKDLSRLKDLNVHIGNGKFVPLDQIAKISYDAEEGLIWRRDLKPTITVQANTIEGVLGNDATKQVYDNLKDLRASLPPGYSIDIGGPMELSIKATRWLLQPVPVMAVVIITLLMLQLQNISKMTLTLLTAPLGIIGVSAGLLVTGRPMGFVVQLGILALFGIIMRNSVILIDQIEQQINAGEPMWDAIINATVARFRPIMLTAAAAILGMIPLVSSIFWGPMAVAIAGGLFGATVLTLLVLPTMYAAWYKVEPSHTPPQNIPAEPANQTITP from the coding sequence ATGAAACACTTTAATTTGACCGAATGGGCGCTCACTCATAAACAGCTGGTATACTATTTTATTGCTGTCATATTCATTGGCGGAATTTTTTCTTATCAAAACCTCGGCCGAATGGAAGACCCCGATTTCACCATCCGGCAGATGATTGTAACCGTTAACTGGCCCGGCGCTACCGCCCGCCAAGTGGAAGAGCAGGTCACCGATAAAATTGAAAAAAAATTGCAGGACACACCGGGCTTAGATTATCTGAAAAGCTATTCCACTCCCGGACAATCCATTATTTATGTTAGCTTAAAGGAAGATGCGGTTACCGAAAATCAAATCCGGCCAACCTGGCTGGAAGTGCGCAATATGGTCAATGACATCAAACCCACACTGCCGCAGGGCGTGCAAGGCCCCTTTTTTAACGACCGGTTTGACGATGTGTTCGGCTGCATCTATGCTTTGACCGGCGATGGCTACAGTTATGAAAACCTGCGGGAACAGGCGGAAAAAATTCGCAGAATCTTGGTTGGCGTGCCGAGTGTGAAAAAAGTAGAGCTGGTCGGCGTGCAACCGGAAAAAATTTATATTGAAATGGAAACCGCCAAACTGGCGCAGTTAGGCCTGGCTCCGTCAGATATTACGAACGCCGTGCAGGCGCAGAACGCCATGTCGCCGTCCGGAATGCTGGAAACATCTTCCGATAATGTATATTTACGCGTCACCGGCATGTTCGAAAATCTCGACGACCTGAAAAGCCTCCCCATCCGGGCCAGCGGACGCACCTTCCGGCTCGGTGATATCGCCAGAATTACCCGCAGTTACGTTGATCCGCCGGACCCCAAAATGTATTATAACGGCCAGCCGGCTATCGGCCTGGCGTTATCCATGGAAAAGGGCGGCAATATTCTTACGCTAGGTGAAAACTTAGACAAAACCGTGGCGCAGATCAAAAAAGAGCTGCCGCTTGGCTTGGAACTCAATACTGTTGCCAATCAGCCGAAAGTGGTAAAAGAATCGATTAACGAATTTGTGAAATCACTGGCCGAAGCGGTAGCCATTGTATTAATCGTCAGTTTTATCAGCCTCGGGGTACGTTCCGGCATTGTCGTCGCTTTTTGTATTCCACTGGTAATTACCGGCGTGTTCATCTCCATGAAAATACTGGGGATTGACCTGCATAAAATCTCTTTGGGGGCTCTCATTATTGCTTTGGGTCTTTTGGTCGACGACGCCATCATTGCGATCGAAATGATGATCGTCAAACTGGAACAGGGCTGGAACCGGTTCGATGCCGCCTGCTATGCTTATACCGCTACCGCCTACCCCCGCTTGACCGGAGCCTTGGTAACCTGTGCCGGTTTTATTCCGGTTGGTTTCTCCAAGGGAAGCGCCTCCGAATTTGTCGGCAGTATTTTTTCGGTGGTAACCCTTGCCTTGCTCATCTCCTGGGTGGTCGCCGGGATGGTCACTCCCCTGTTAGGCTATAACCTGGTAAGAATATCTCCCGCCAGCAGCCGGCAAGACCATGATATTTACGATACGAAGTTTTACCGGCTGTTTAAGCAAATATTGACGTGGTGCCTGCGCCATCGGAAAAAAGTACTGTCAATTACCTTAGGCTGCTTTGTTGGTTCCCTGTTTTTGCTGGGACTGGTGAAACAAGAGTTTTTCCCGGAATCTACCCGTCCGGAATTGGTTGTGGAAATGCGGTTGCCGCAAGGAGCTTCTATGCAGGCAACTGAACAGGAGGCTGCGCGCTTCGCCCAGCGCTTTGCAGAGGATGATGCCAACATCGTGAATTACACTTACTACGTTGGGCAAGGTGCGCCGCGTTTTGTGTTAACCGCCGACCCCACCCTCCCCGATACGAATTTCGCTCAATTCATTATTGTGGCCAAAGACACAAAGGCCCGCAACGAACTGGCGAAAAAAGCGCGCGAGCTCTTGGCCGCTGAATTTCCGGGCGTGCGCGGCAATGTAAAGTTTATTAAAACAGGCCCTTCCGATCCTTACCCGGTCATGCTCCGCGTCAGCGGCTATGACCACGACAAAGTCCGTGCAATCGCCGGACAAGTGCGGGACCGTATGGCGGCTGATCCAAACCTTATCGACGTAAACTTAGACTGGAATGAAAAGAACAAAGTCATGCATTTGACCATCGATCAGGACAAGGCCCGTATGGTAGGCATCGACAGTCAGATCTTGGCTGCCAACCTCCAAGCCTTATTATCCGGTACAGCGGTTGCTGAATTTCGGGAAAAAGACAAAACTGTCAGCATTGTGTTTCGCGTCGATCAGGACAGCCGCAAGGATCTTTCCCGCCTCAAAGACCTCAATGTTCACATCGGCAATGGCAAGTTCGTTCCCTTGGACCAAATTGCCAAAATCAGCTATGATGCCGAAGAGGGGCTCATCTGGCGCCGTGACTTGAAACCCACTATCACGGTTCAGGCCAATACCATTGAAGGCGTATTAGGAAATGATGCGACCAAACAAGTTTACGATAACCTGAAGGATCTTCGCGCCTCGCTGCCGCCAGGCTACAGCATTGATATCGGCGGTCCGATGGAACTGAGTATAAAAGCCACCCGCTGGCTGCTGCAGCCCGTACCGGTCATGGCCGTGGTGATTATTACTTTGCTCATGCTCCAGCTACAGAATATATCGAAGATGACACTGACGCTTTTAACTGCGCCGCTGGGAATTATCGGGGTCAGCGCGGGGCTCCTGGTCACAGGGCGGCCGATGGGTTTTGTTGTACAATTGGGAATTTTGGCGCTATTCGGCATTATTATGCGGAACTCGGTCATTCTCATTGACCAGATTGAGCAACAGATTAATGCCGGAGAACCTATGTGGGATGCCATTATTAACGCCACTGTCGCCAGATTCCGTCCGATCATGCTTACAGCCGCAGCGGCTATTTTGGGAATGATCCCCTTGGTGTCAAGCATCTTCTGGGGACCGATGGCGGTGGCCATTGCCGGCGGACTCTTTGGCGCCACCGTATTGACGCTCCTGGTCTTGCCAACGATGTACGCTGCCTGGTATAAGGTTGAGCCGAGCCATACTCCGCCGCAGAATATTCCGGCAGAACCTGCCAATCAAACGATCACTCCATAA
- the sigW gene encoding ECF RNA polymerase sigma factor SigW: MNEELAELIRQAMTGDKTSFGKLVCRYKHHIVNIAFGIVGNPHDAEEIAQEAFLKAYLSIYKLTSETAFYRWLVKITTNLSIDRKNANAKQYPAPLEEMGTILDNPRYTPEAILEQKERQRLILTALEQLTAEQRTVIVLRELQGFAYDEIAEILDIPLGTVKSRINTARLHLRDILTQERS; encoded by the coding sequence TTGAATGAGGAGTTGGCAGAACTGATACGACAAGCCATGACTGGGGATAAGACCTCTTTTGGAAAACTGGTATGCCGCTATAAACACCATATTGTCAATATCGCCTTCGGTATTGTAGGAAACCCGCATGATGCGGAAGAAATCGCCCAGGAAGCCTTTTTGAAAGCGTATCTGTCTATTTATAAACTGACGAGCGAAACCGCCTTTTATCGTTGGCTGGTAAAAATCACGACCAACCTTAGTATCGACAGAAAGAACGCCAATGCTAAGCAGTACCCTGCGCCCCTTGAGGAGATGGGAACGATCTTGGATAATCCCCGCTACACGCCGGAAGCGATACTGGAACAGAAAGAGAGACAACGGTTAATACTGACCGCGCTGGAGCAGCTCACTGCAGAACAGCGCACTGTGATTGTCCTCCGGGAACTGCAAGGCTTTGCCTATGACGAAATTGCGGAAATTCTAGATATTCCGCTGGGAACGGTAAAATCGCGCATCAACACCGCCAGATTGCATCTTCGCGATATTTTAACCCAAGAAAGGTCGTGA
- the bcrC_2 gene encoding Undecaprenyl-diphosphatase BcrC, with protein sequence MQYDYNLLMFINGWAGHIAWLDRLMILISKYGPLLFCAYLVFLWFSGASEEESEQNRRRALYAAFSALLAMGITESIGAMWHRNRPYYDWPVQRLLPMSPSASFPSGHATGGFAIAGSVILGQRSGSVLMTVFAVLMALSRVYTGVHYPSDVIAGMAVGILSSYLVERYKFLLERPIALALSMWHQVETRVPMLRG encoded by the coding sequence ATGCAATATGATTACAATCTACTCATGTTTATCAATGGCTGGGCCGGCCATATCGCCTGGCTTGACCGGCTAATGATCCTGATTTCAAAATATGGCCCGTTACTGTTTTGCGCGTATCTCGTGTTTTTGTGGTTTAGCGGCGCGTCAGAGGAAGAAAGTGAACAAAACCGCCGCCGAGCGTTGTACGCCGCTTTTTCCGCTTTGCTCGCCATGGGAATTACCGAATCAATTGGCGCGATGTGGCACCGCAACCGACCCTATTACGACTGGCCGGTACAGCGGCTGCTGCCGATGTCGCCCAGTGCTTCGTTTCCTAGCGGCCATGCCACAGGCGGATTTGCTATCGCCGGCAGCGTTATACTTGGCCAACGGTCGGGGAGTGTTTTAATGACTGTGTTCGCAGTATTGATGGCACTATCCCGAGTTTATACAGGAGTACATTACCCAAGTGATGTAATTGCCGGTATGGCCGTTGGTATCCTGAGCAGCTATCTGGTAGAGCGATATAAATTCCTCTTGGAACGGCCTATTGCGTTGGCACTGTCTATGTGGCATCAAGTTGAAACTAGAGTTCCTATGCTACGGGGGTGA
- the arnT_3 gene encoding Undecaprenyl phosphate-alpha-4-amino-4-deoxy-L-arabinose arabinosyl transferase produces MSKQINSAFWLVLTITVLIMFFNLGGIPLLDPDEPVYAETPKEMLQFQDLVSPRIYGEYWYDKPPIYYWLVAGAFKLFGVNEFAARLPSALLAVVCVMLIYRSGSRFFGERAGVVGALALATSIEYFYLAKAAVTDITLTLFLTASLLSFVERRYYLFYLFAGLATLTKGPIGLLFPGAIVFLYLAVIGRFHELKNMKLFSGTALYLIVAMPWYWIMYQLHGAAFIDTFIGFHNITRFTTAEHSKTAMWHFFIPVLILGFFPWTAIMAQSIRASLAQGRKDNPTLLFLNIWAAFIFGFFTLSSTKLVTYILPMYPPLAMIVGWYLGRCRDDYKRVSLSWPIMLTVLVLLLLGGMFWGVRTMPELGNGVMALAVIFIVMLAAVWFFVAKKKTAHAFWGQVAAMVLACIVLVTLLFPAVAPAFTTRDIAKDFSAYYDGNSPVYVMKFLHPGFTFYTDVYGIELKSGGELDKAIAEGGKAYFVIRESEYNSLSEKRRTALTVLASSGKKVLLVKH; encoded by the coding sequence ATGTCAAAACAGATAAATTCAGCCTTTTGGCTGGTATTAACGATAACCGTGTTGATTATGTTCTTTAATCTTGGCGGCATTCCGCTGTTAGACCCGGATGAACCGGTCTATGCAGAAACTCCCAAGGAGATGCTCCAGTTTCAAGATTTGGTCTCACCGCGCATTTACGGCGAGTATTGGTATGACAAACCGCCGATATACTATTGGCTGGTAGCCGGAGCATTCAAGCTTTTCGGCGTTAATGAATTTGCCGCCCGCCTGCCGTCAGCCTTACTGGCGGTTGTCTGTGTGATGCTCATCTATCGGTCCGGGTCAAGGTTTTTCGGCGAGAGGGCCGGTGTGGTTGGCGCGCTGGCGCTGGCCACTAGTATTGAATATTTTTATTTGGCCAAAGCCGCGGTAACCGATATTACGTTAACTTTATTTCTCACCGCATCGTTACTGTCATTCGTCGAACGGCGGTACTACCTGTTTTACCTGTTTGCCGGCCTGGCTACGCTGACTAAAGGGCCGATTGGCCTGCTGTTTCCCGGCGCTATTGTCTTTCTGTACCTGGCTGTTATAGGCCGCTTTCACGAACTGAAAAACATGAAGCTTTTCTCTGGTACCGCCCTGTACTTGATCGTTGCCATGCCCTGGTATTGGATAATGTACCAATTGCACGGCGCAGCGTTTATCGATACCTTTATTGGTTTTCACAATATTACCCGCTTTACCACAGCGGAACACTCCAAAACCGCAATGTGGCATTTCTTCATCCCGGTTTTAATCCTCGGGTTTTTCCCGTGGACAGCCATAATGGCGCAATCTATTCGGGCTTCGCTTGCCCAGGGTAGGAAAGATAATCCGACCTTACTTTTTTTAAATATTTGGGCGGCTTTTATCTTTGGCTTTTTCACGCTGTCCAGCACCAAGCTGGTGACCTATATTCTACCCATGTATCCTCCACTGGCTATGATTGTCGGCTGGTATCTGGGGCGTTGCCGGGATGATTACAAGCGCGTAAGCCTGAGCTGGCCGATCATGCTGACTGTCCTGGTGCTCCTATTACTGGGCGGCATGTTTTGGGGCGTCAGGACAATGCCTGAATTGGGCAACGGCGTTATGGCCCTCGCTGTCATTTTCATCGTGATGCTAGCGGCTGTATGGTTCTTTGTCGCAAAGAAAAAAACCGCCCATGCGTTTTGGGGGCAGGTTGCCGCTATGGTTCTGGCGTGTATAGTACTGGTTACTCTGCTGTTTCCGGCAGTGGCCCCCGCCTTTACTACACGTGATATTGCCAAGGATTTTTCTGCCTATTATGACGGTAACTCACCGGTATATGTAATGAAGTTTTTACACCCTGGCTTTACATTCTATACTGATGTGTATGGGATAGAATTAAAGTCTGGCGGCGAACTCGACAAGGCAATCGCCGAAGGCGGTAAAGCCTATTTCGTCATCCGTGAATCAGAATACAACAGCTTGAGCGAAAAACGTCGCACAGCGCTTACGGTATTGGCCAGCTCAGGTAAAAAAGTGTTACTGGTAAAACACTAG
- the artM_1 gene encoding Arginine transport ATP-binding protein ArtM yields MAKVYSNGQGLQSASFSVKKGEFVGVVGKSGVGKTTLMRLLCGAIFPTSGSLTIFGTQMETVKRGKLRQLRNRIATVYQNYNVIPCLDVARNVILGRLSEASWYETVRRLALPTKAENEEIRTILTKLQINEKMDERCQELSGGQQQRVAIARALYSHADMYLVDEPIASVDPTTANIILQTFQTLKQDGKTIIMNLHQLDHALKYCDRILMLDQGSVSFDGTPAEFLQSSQYARLASAENSNRRCRPYE; encoded by the coding sequence GTGGCCAAAGTGTATTCGAACGGACAAGGTCTTCAGTCGGCGTCATTTTCGGTAAAGAAGGGCGAATTTGTCGGAGTTGTGGGTAAAAGCGGGGTCGGGAAAACTACGCTCATGCGCCTGCTGTGTGGTGCAATCTTTCCAACTAGCGGCAGCCTTACCATCTTCGGTACCCAAATGGAAACAGTAAAAAGGGGAAAACTGCGACAACTGCGCAACCGGATTGCGACTGTTTACCAAAACTATAATGTAATTCCTTGTCTTGACGTAGCCCGAAACGTAATACTTGGCCGATTATCCGAAGCATCCTGGTACGAAACAGTTCGCCGCCTAGCACTTCCTACCAAGGCGGAGAACGAAGAGATTAGGACAATCTTAACAAAATTGCAGATCAACGAGAAGATGGATGAACGCTGCCAGGAATTATCTGGCGGACAGCAACAGCGAGTTGCCATTGCCAGGGCCCTCTATAGCCATGCCGATATGTATCTGGTTGATGAGCCGATTGCTTCGGTCGACCCGACGACGGCTAATATAATACTGCAGACTTTCCAAACTTTAAAGCAGGACGGGAAAACAATCATCATGAATCTGCACCAATTGGATCATGCGCTGAAGTACTGTGATCGGATACTCATGCTTGACCAAGGAAGTGTCAGCTTTGACGGAACCCCGGCCGAATTTTTGCAAAGCAGTCAATATGCACGATTAGCCAGTGCGGAAAACAGCAATCGGAGGTGTCGCCCTTATGAGTAG